A single genomic interval of Sinorhizobium meliloti harbors:
- a CDS encoding alkaline phosphatase family protein, with translation MTTAITNVFVLILENRSLDHMLGFSGIVGMDAVTGDSTSLNGLNGTESNSYQGQTYTVTQPADETMPVDPAHEFPDVVEQLCGQGACYQPGGSYPKVENTGFVSNYAVSYTAGEGDAPNDFGEIMKCFSPDQLPVLNALARAFAVCDNWCASMPGPTWPNRFFAYAASSGGLDYSPPLSQIIEWDVGGFTFPNGSLFDLLDRKSDFGCRIFAGDHFPIAKAVRNVGESGITSFDEFADALASSSYPWLFTLIEPSYGNLLDGTYEGGTSQHPLDGVTAGEALIKATYEAIRNSPFWDSSLLIITWDEHGGFYDHVPPPAAVAPDDTLSGSEFNRYGFTFERYGPRVPAVIVSPLIPERIIDHRQYDHASIPATVEVLFALPPLTERDARANNLTSLLSLSTPRTDAPTTLPEPAASQTKPVARPPLPPGSPPDGGNLPGQIYVAMRRDVALSPPAAEAEIVNRLRSIRTRAQAAQYLEEVRNKIEARRAAL, from the coding sequence CGGCATTGTCGGAATGGATGCGGTGACGGGCGATTCCACCTCTCTCAACGGCTTGAACGGAACGGAGTCCAACAGCTATCAGGGCCAGACCTATACCGTCACGCAGCCGGCGGACGAGACGATGCCCGTGGACCCGGCCCACGAGTTCCCCGACGTTGTTGAGCAGCTTTGCGGGCAGGGTGCCTGCTATCAGCCGGGTGGTTCCTATCCTAAAGTCGAAAACACCGGCTTCGTCAGCAATTATGCCGTCTCCTATACCGCCGGAGAGGGAGACGCGCCGAACGACTTTGGCGAGATCATGAAGTGCTTCTCGCCAGACCAGTTGCCGGTACTGAATGCTCTGGCGCGAGCCTTCGCCGTTTGCGACAATTGGTGCGCTTCCATGCCGGGGCCGACGTGGCCCAATCGTTTTTTCGCCTATGCGGCCTCATCTGGCGGGCTCGACTATAGTCCACCGCTTAGCCAGATCATCGAATGGGACGTCGGTGGCTTCACCTTTCCGAACGGCTCCCTCTTCGATCTCCTCGACCGCAAGTCCGACTTTGGATGTCGCATCTTTGCCGGTGACCACTTCCCTATTGCCAAGGCGGTCAGGAACGTCGGAGAGTCCGGCATTACCTCCTTCGACGAATTTGCCGACGCGCTCGCGAGCTCCAGCTATCCGTGGCTTTTCACCTTGATCGAGCCGAGCTACGGAAACCTCCTCGACGGCACCTATGAGGGTGGTACATCTCAACATCCGTTGGACGGCGTGACCGCGGGTGAAGCCCTGATCAAGGCGACCTATGAAGCGATCCGCAATTCGCCGTTTTGGGACAGTAGCCTGCTGATCATCACCTGGGACGAGCACGGCGGCTTCTACGATCACGTTCCGCCGCCAGCGGCCGTGGCTCCGGACGACACGCTGTCCGGCTCCGAATTCAACAGATATGGCTTCACCTTCGAACGGTATGGCCCTCGCGTCCCGGCCGTGATCGTGTCACCCCTGATCCCCGAGCGGATCATTGATCATCGGCAGTACGATCACGCTTCAATCCCGGCAACCGTCGAGGTTCTGTTCGCCTTGCCTCCGCTCACGGAACGCGATGCTCGCGCCAACAATCTTACCTCGCTGCTGTCGCTCTCGACGCCGAGAACGGACGCGCCGACGACTTTGCCGGAGCCGGCAGCATCACAAACGAAACCGGTGGCGCGGCCACCCCTGCCACCTGGGTCTCCGCCAGATGGAGGCAATCTGCCGGGCCAGATCTATGTTGCCATGCGTCGGGACGTAGCGCTCTCACCGCCCGCCGCCGAAGCCGAGATCGTGAACCGTTTGAGGTCGATCAGGACGCGCGCCCAGGCGGCCCAGTATCTCGAGGAGGTGCGGAACAAGATCGAGGCCAGAAGGGCTGCCCTATGA